A single Amia ocellicauda isolate fAmiCal2 chromosome 9, fAmiCal2.hap1, whole genome shotgun sequence DNA region contains:
- the ptgesl gene encoding prostaglandin E synthase 2, whose amino-acid sequence MAAACVRALGQVGLRVLRSRGGTAGTARLLQPRVPWHGTGRAYGTGGGGVRSKLLSGSPFRGGGRVLGCAFLLGGGFGLYQTVRFSVQQHFAQQETTKAEGSGLQLTLYQYKTCPFCSKVRAFLDYHGLPYSIVEVNPVMRKEIKFSEYRKVPILLVDAGETLQLNDSSVIISALKTFLISKDKTMQQIVSYYPALRSKNEKGKEVVEYSNKYWVMLSEQEVEELYPVKDSRKEEMKWRSWADDWLVHLISPNVYRSPGEALASFDYIVREGKFGTVEGFFAKYVGAAAMFIIGKRLKSRHNLQDDVRQDLYRAVNDWVAAIGKERKFMGGGKPNLADLAVYGVLRVMEGLQAFDDMMDNTKVKAWYQRMETATQRHEGRK is encoded by the exons ATGGCAGCCGCCTGTGTGAGAGCGCTGGGTCAGGTCGGCTTGCGGGTTCTGCGGAGCCGGGGCGGTACAGCGGGTACAGCCCGCCTCCTACAGCCCCGAGTCCCCTGGCATGGAACCGGCAGAGCCTACGGAACCGGCGGCGGCGGGGTCCGGTCCAAACTGCTGTCTGGCAGCCCGTTTCGAGGAGGCGGCAGGGTGCTGGGCTGTGCTTTCCTGCTGGGAGGCGGGTTCGGGTTGTACCAGACGGTCAGGTTCTCCGTCCAGCAGCACTTTGCACAACAGGAGACGACAAAG GCAGAGGGCAGTGGCCTGCAGCTGACCCTCTACCAGTACAAGACCTGTCCGTTCTGCAGTAAGGTCCGCGCCTTCCTGGACTACCACGGGCTGCCCTACAGCATCGTGGAGGTCAACCCCGTCATGCGCAAAGAGATCAAGTTCTCCGAGTACAGGAAGGTGCCCATCCTGCTCGTGGACGCGGGGGAGACGCTG CAACTCAATGACTCCTCTGTCATAATCAGCGCCTTGAAGACTTTCCTGATTTCCAA GGACAAAACAATGCAGCAGATCGTGTCCTATTACCCTGCGTTGAGGTCCAAGAACGAGAAGGGCAAGGAGGTGGTCGAGTACAGCAACAAATACTGGGTGATGCTGAGCGAGCAGGAAGTGGAGGAGCTGTATCCAGTGAAGGACTCCAGAAA ggaggagatgaagtggCGAAGCTGGGCTGACGACTGGTTGGTTCACCTGATCTCGCCCAACGTCTACCGCTCCCCCGGCGAGGCCCTGGCCTCCTTCGACTACATCGTGCGCGAGGGCAAATTTGGCACCGTGGAGGGCTTCTTCGCCAAGTACGTGGGAGCGGCCGCCATGTTCATCATTGGGAAGAGGCTGAAGAGCAG GCACAACCTGCAGGACGACGTCAGGCAGGATCTGTACAGGGCCGTCAACGACTGGGTGGCTGCCATTGGCAAGGAGAGGAAGTTCATGGGGGGCGGCAAGCCCAACCTAGCGGACCTG GCCGTCTACGGGGTCCTGCGCGTGATGGAGGGGCTGCAGGCCTTCGATGACATGATGGACAACACCAAAGTGAAGGCCTGGTACCAGCGGATGGAGACTGCCACACAGCGGCACGAGGGGAGGAAGTGA
- the LOC136758393 gene encoding outer dense fiber protein 2 isoform X2 yields the protein MSRAMKTRSSSPPLHVHVDESTPVHVHVKKSQKSSPAKMAQMKIQEAKKKSDVGNLRATARVKTRVPWIPPGKASLRDSLYKWEGPTHRLEITPAAEPDPSALQLADLSTDEEETLHGRINQYERKIDSLMTEAELRKKEQLLERKEEQLSVSHRVIEEQEEELAEVTKELVVTERENSRLRHSIEKMREETDYSSSDLALRVRGLGGSRLEKQNLLLEKDALLKKLVEAEMDGAAAAKQVSALREMVGRMKTEKRMSGSDASLLARQKELLMQKLETFEGTNRTLRHLLREQHSHETDAMRLAEQKEVLLKRLMDAEADNARLLLKLQDREREANQLQMQLETEKDNARSTGELSKALESTRAHLQGQLRSKESENNRLSVQIRNLERTVSQQQGEMDHLLEQLKELKQRADLDKEALKRATRAQKQRAERSEDTAGQLSAQLMEKETQLADALAAAETWRSHQSQAVKDKSHLEVEISVLNNRVTDLTEQLHSAEDKARAEREGLLDRLHRLTSDSTTGRLENQRLKAGLSTVDEKLTLAQSEIQQLKASVKQYESLVESYKTQTQKTRMEADEYCLKLELAEREGQAVREELQREIDLARRQLLGRVAELEPLPEMLKRTELQLQEAQEQSQSYERRSAEQAAALTELRIKVEQQGSHVESVREKNLTLLEENKQLQQRVDSLERKLEEVNAQNRDLVQVIAKREESIHGNQLRLEEKSRECSALARQLESALEDARRQVDQTRERAVSKERSTQAKVLDLETQLSRTRTELNQLRRTKDDADRRFQSRLQDMRDRLEQSDSTNRSLQNYVQFLKASYANVFGESALTSSTLRAPSPL from the exons ATG AGCAGGGCGATGAAGACGCGCTCCTCCTCCCCTCCGCTGCATGTCCACGTGGACGAGAGCACGCCAGTTCACGTGCATGTCAAGAAGAGCCAGAAGAGCTCACCAGCCAAGATGGCCCAG ATGAAGATCCAGGAGGCCAAGAAGAAGAGCGACGTGGGGAACCTGCGCGCCACGGCCCGAGTGAAGACACGGGTGCCCTGGATTCCCCCGGGCAAGGCCTCGCTGCGGGACTCCCTCTACAAGTGGGAG GGGCCGACGCATCGCCTGGAGATCACCCCGGCGGCCGAGCCCGACCCGTCGGCGTTGCAATTGGCCGACCTCTCCACCGACGAGGAGGAGACCCTGCACGGCCGCATCAACCAGTACGAGAGGAAGATTGACAGCCTGATGACCGAG GCGGAGCTGAGGAAGAAGGAGCAGCTTCTGGAGCGGAAGGAGGAGCAGCTCAGTGTCTCCCACCGGGTCATTGAAGAGCAGGAAGAGGAGCTGGCCGAGGTCACCAAGGAGCTGGTGGTGACAGAGCGCGAGAACAGCCGCCTCAGACACAGCATCGAGAAGATGAGGGAGGAGACCGACTACAGCAG CTCGGACCTTGCTCTGCGTGTGAGGGGCCTGGGCGGCAGCCG GCTGGAAAAACAGAACCTCCTGCTGGAAAAGGACGCTCTGCTGAAGAAGCTGGTGGAGGCGGAGATGGACGGGGCGGCGGCGGCCAAGCAGGTGTCTGCGCTGCGGGAGATGGTCGGTAGGATGAAGACG GAGAAACGGATGTCCggatcagatgcctccctgctGGCCAGGCAGAAGGAGCTGCTGATGCAGAAGTTGGAGACATTCGAGGGCACCAACCGCACCCTGCGCCACCTCCTGAGGGAACAGCACAGCCATGAG ACGGATGCGATGAGGCTGGCGGAGCAGAAGGAGGTGCTTCTGAAGAGGCTGATGGACGCCGAGGCGGACAACGCG cGTCTTCTGCTGAAGctgcaggacagagagagagaggccaacCAGCTCCAGATGCAGCTGGAGACGGAGAAG GACAACGCGAGGAGCACTGGGGAGCTGTCCAAGGCGCTGGAGTCCACCCGGGCCCACCTGCAGGGCCAGCTGCGCAGCAAGGAGTCCGAGAACAACCGTCTGAGCGTCCAGATCCGG AACTTGGAGCGCACGGTGTCGCAGCAGCAGGGTGAGATGGACCACCTCCTGGAGCAGCTGAAGGAGCTAAAGCAGCGCGCCGACCTGGACAAGGAGGCGCTGAAGAGGGCAACCCGGGCGCAGAAACAGCGGGCGGAGCGCAGTGAGGACACGGCTGGCCAGCTCAGCGCCCAGCTAATGGAGAAG GAGACCCAGCTGGCCGATGCGCTGGCGGCTGCCGAGACCTGGCGCAGCCACCAAAGCCAGGCGGTGAAGGACAAGAGCCACCTGGAGGTCGAGATCAGCGTCCTCAATAA TCGTGTGACGGACCTGACCGAGCAGCTGCACAGTGCGGAGGACAAGGCGCGGGCGGAGAGGGAGGGGCTGCTGGACAGACTGCACCGGCTCACCTCGGACAGCACCACCGGCCGCCTGGAGAACCAGCGGCTCAAG GCTGGCCTGTCCACAGTGGATGAGAAGCTGACCCTGGCCCAGTCCGAGATCCAGCAGCTCAAAGCCTCGGTCAAGCAGTACGAGAGCCTGGTGGAGAGCTACAAGACACAG acaCAGAAGACGCGCATGGAGGCGGACGAGTACTGCCTGAAGCTGGAGCTGGCGGAGCGGGAGGGCCAGGCAGTGCGCGAGGAGCTGCAGCGCGAGATCGACCTGGCCCGGAGGCAGCTGCTGGGCCGCGTGGCAGAGCTGGAGCCCCtgcctgagatgctgaagcgcACCGAactgcagctgcaggaggcgcAGGAACAGAGCCAGAGTTACGAGCGGAGGAGCGCCGAGCAGGCTGCCGCCCTCACCGAGCTGCGCATCAAG GTGGAGCAGCAGGGAAGCCATGTGGAGAGCGTGCGAGAGAAGAACCTGACCCTGCTGGAGGAGAACAAGCAGCTGCAGCAGCGAGTGGACAGTCtggagag GAAGCTGGAGGAAGTCAACGCCCAGAACAGGGACCTGGTGCAGGTGATCGCCAAGCGGGAGGAGAGCATCCACGGCAACCAGCTGCGCCTGGAGGAGAAGAGCCGGGAGTGCAGCGCCCTGGCTCGGCAGCTGGAGAGTGCTCTGGAGGATGCTCGGCGCCAG GTGGACCAGACCCGGGAGAGAGCCGTCTCCAAGGAGCGCTCCACCCAGGCCAAGGTTCTGGACCTGGAGACCCAGCTGAGCCGTACCAGAACCGAGCTCAACCAGCTCCGCCGCACCAAAGATGAC GCGGACAGGCGCTTCCAGAGCCGGCTGCAAGACATGCGTGATCGCCTGGAGCAGTCGGACAGCACCAACCGCAGCCTGCAGAACTATGTCCAGTTCCTCAAGGCCTCCTATGCCAACGTGTTCGGGGAATCCGCTCTGACCAGCTCCACCCTGCGCGCCCCATCCCCGCTCTGA
- the LOC136758393 gene encoding outer dense fiber protein 2 isoform X3, whose translation MSRAMKTRSSSPPLHVHVDESTPVHVHVKKSQKSSPAKMAQMKIQEAKKKSDVGNLRATARVKTRVPWIPPGKASLRDSLYKWEGPTHRLEITPAAEPDPSALQLADLSTDEEETLHGRINQYERKIDSLMTEVGSLKGEAELRKKEQLLERKEEQLSVSHRVIEEQEEELAEVTKELVVTERENSRLRHSIEKMREETDYSRLEKQNLLLEKDALLKKLVEAEMDGAAAAKQVSALREMVGRMKTEKRMSGSDASLLARQKELLMQKLETFEGTNRTLRHLLREQHSHETDAMRLAEQKEVLLKRLMDAEADNARLLLKLQDREREANQLQMQLETEKDNARSTGELSKALESTRAHLQGQLRSKESENNRLSVQIRNLERTVSQQQGEMDHLLEQLKELKQRADLDKEALKRATRAQKQRAERSEDTAGQLSAQLMEKETQLADALAAAETWRSHQSQAVKDKSHLEVEISVLNNRVTDLTEQLHSAEDKARAEREGLLDRLHRLTSDSTTGRLENQRLKAGLSTVDEKLTLAQSEIQQLKASVKQYESLVESYKTQTQKTRMEADEYCLKLELAEREGQAVREELQREIDLARRQLLGRVAELEPLPEMLKRTELQLQEAQEQSQSYERRSAEQAAALTELRIKVEQQGSHVESVREKNLTLLEENKQLQQRVDSLERKLEEVNAQNRDLVQVIAKREESIHGNQLRLEEKSRECSALARQLESALEDARRQVDQTRERAVSKERSTQAKVLDLETQLSRTRTELNQLRRTKDDADRRFQSRLQDMRDRLEQSDSTNRSLQNYVQFLKASYANVFGESALTSSTLRAPSPL comes from the exons ATG AGCAGGGCGATGAAGACGCGCTCCTCCTCCCCTCCGCTGCATGTCCACGTGGACGAGAGCACGCCAGTTCACGTGCATGTCAAGAAGAGCCAGAAGAGCTCACCAGCCAAGATGGCCCAG ATGAAGATCCAGGAGGCCAAGAAGAAGAGCGACGTGGGGAACCTGCGCGCCACGGCCCGAGTGAAGACACGGGTGCCCTGGATTCCCCCGGGCAAGGCCTCGCTGCGGGACTCCCTCTACAAGTGGGAG GGGCCGACGCATCGCCTGGAGATCACCCCGGCGGCCGAGCCCGACCCGTCGGCGTTGCAATTGGCCGACCTCTCCACCGACGAGGAGGAGACCCTGCACGGCCGCATCAACCAGTACGAGAGGAAGATTGACAGCCTGATGACCGAGGTCGGCAGTCTCAAGGGCGAG GCGGAGCTGAGGAAGAAGGAGCAGCTTCTGGAGCGGAAGGAGGAGCAGCTCAGTGTCTCCCACCGGGTCATTGAAGAGCAGGAAGAGGAGCTGGCCGAGGTCACCAAGGAGCTGGTGGTGACAGAGCGCGAGAACAGCCGCCTCAGACACAGCATCGAGAAGATGAGGGAGGAGACCGACTACAGCAG GCTGGAAAAACAGAACCTCCTGCTGGAAAAGGACGCTCTGCTGAAGAAGCTGGTGGAGGCGGAGATGGACGGGGCGGCGGCGGCCAAGCAGGTGTCTGCGCTGCGGGAGATGGTCGGTAGGATGAAGACG GAGAAACGGATGTCCggatcagatgcctccctgctGGCCAGGCAGAAGGAGCTGCTGATGCAGAAGTTGGAGACATTCGAGGGCACCAACCGCACCCTGCGCCACCTCCTGAGGGAACAGCACAGCCATGAG ACGGATGCGATGAGGCTGGCGGAGCAGAAGGAGGTGCTTCTGAAGAGGCTGATGGACGCCGAGGCGGACAACGCG cGTCTTCTGCTGAAGctgcaggacagagagagagaggccaacCAGCTCCAGATGCAGCTGGAGACGGAGAAG GACAACGCGAGGAGCACTGGGGAGCTGTCCAAGGCGCTGGAGTCCACCCGGGCCCACCTGCAGGGCCAGCTGCGCAGCAAGGAGTCCGAGAACAACCGTCTGAGCGTCCAGATCCGG AACTTGGAGCGCACGGTGTCGCAGCAGCAGGGTGAGATGGACCACCTCCTGGAGCAGCTGAAGGAGCTAAAGCAGCGCGCCGACCTGGACAAGGAGGCGCTGAAGAGGGCAACCCGGGCGCAGAAACAGCGGGCGGAGCGCAGTGAGGACACGGCTGGCCAGCTCAGCGCCCAGCTAATGGAGAAG GAGACCCAGCTGGCCGATGCGCTGGCGGCTGCCGAGACCTGGCGCAGCCACCAAAGCCAGGCGGTGAAGGACAAGAGCCACCTGGAGGTCGAGATCAGCGTCCTCAATAA TCGTGTGACGGACCTGACCGAGCAGCTGCACAGTGCGGAGGACAAGGCGCGGGCGGAGAGGGAGGGGCTGCTGGACAGACTGCACCGGCTCACCTCGGACAGCACCACCGGCCGCCTGGAGAACCAGCGGCTCAAG GCTGGCCTGTCCACAGTGGATGAGAAGCTGACCCTGGCCCAGTCCGAGATCCAGCAGCTCAAAGCCTCGGTCAAGCAGTACGAGAGCCTGGTGGAGAGCTACAAGACACAG acaCAGAAGACGCGCATGGAGGCGGACGAGTACTGCCTGAAGCTGGAGCTGGCGGAGCGGGAGGGCCAGGCAGTGCGCGAGGAGCTGCAGCGCGAGATCGACCTGGCCCGGAGGCAGCTGCTGGGCCGCGTGGCAGAGCTGGAGCCCCtgcctgagatgctgaagcgcACCGAactgcagctgcaggaggcgcAGGAACAGAGCCAGAGTTACGAGCGGAGGAGCGCCGAGCAGGCTGCCGCCCTCACCGAGCTGCGCATCAAG GTGGAGCAGCAGGGAAGCCATGTGGAGAGCGTGCGAGAGAAGAACCTGACCCTGCTGGAGGAGAACAAGCAGCTGCAGCAGCGAGTGGACAGTCtggagag GAAGCTGGAGGAAGTCAACGCCCAGAACAGGGACCTGGTGCAGGTGATCGCCAAGCGGGAGGAGAGCATCCACGGCAACCAGCTGCGCCTGGAGGAGAAGAGCCGGGAGTGCAGCGCCCTGGCTCGGCAGCTGGAGAGTGCTCTGGAGGATGCTCGGCGCCAG GTGGACCAGACCCGGGAGAGAGCCGTCTCCAAGGAGCGCTCCACCCAGGCCAAGGTTCTGGACCTGGAGACCCAGCTGAGCCGTACCAGAACCGAGCTCAACCAGCTCCGCCGCACCAAAGATGAC GCGGACAGGCGCTTCCAGAGCCGGCTGCAAGACATGCGTGATCGCCTGGAGCAGTCGGACAGCACCAACCGCAGCCTGCAGAACTATGTCCAGTTCCTCAAGGCCTCCTATGCCAACGTGTTCGGGGAATCCGCTCTGACCAGCTCCACCCTGCGCGCCCCATCCCCGCTCTGA
- the spout1 gene encoding putative methyltransferase C9orf114 homolog: protein MSSYNTRKCIQRGCLKMSETSNFGKHKLQPNDGDQKIVWKKWKAGKKEEKKQIREQKLIKKLEKQKLKEEQQQQELQQQQERRKKGRHYTVSIALPGSVLDNAQSPELRTYLAGQIARACAVFCVDEVVVFDEEDQDAKSVEGEFTGIGKKGQACVQLARILQYLECPQYLRKSFFPKHQDLQFAGLLNPLDSPHHMRMDDESEFREGVVLDRPSKPGKGSFVNCGMRKEVRIDRRLQAGLRVTVRLHSSQNPDGKVYKGEVVAPHLPRTEAGLYWGYSVRLASCLSNVFAECPHKEGYDLTIGTSEKGSSVDSVTLSPFKHVLVVFGGLQGLEASVDTDQNLNVTDPSVLFDLYLNTCPTQGSRTIRTEEAILISLSGLRPKVAAAFQDSSAG from the exons ATGTCGTCCTACAACACCCGGAAGTGCATTCAGCGTGGTTGTTTAAAGATGTCGGAAACTTCAAATTTCGGAAAGCACAAACTGCAGCCCAACGAT GGCGACCAGAAAATCGTTTGGAAGAAGTGGAAAGCAGGGA AAAAAGAGGAGAAGAAGCAAATCCGAGAGCAGAAGCTGATTAAGAAGCTCGAGAAGCAGAAGTTGAAagaagagcagcagcagcaagaactgcagcagcagcaggagagaagaaagaaag GCCGCCACTACACGGTGAGCATCGCCTTGCCCGGCTCGGTGCTGGACAACGCCCAGTCCCCCGAGCTGCGCACCTACCTGGCCGGACAGATCGCCCGAGCCTGCGCCGTCTTCTGCGTCGACGAAGTGGTGGTGTTTGACGAGGAGGACCAAGATGCAAA GAGCGTGGAAGGTGAATTCACAGGGATTGGGAAGAAGGGGCAGGCCTGCGTGCAGCTCGCCCGTATCCTGCAGTACCTCGAGTGTCCGCA GTATCTGCGCAAATCTTTCTTTCCGAAGCATCAAGATCTGCAGTTTGCCG GGTTATTGAACCCCCTGGACAGCCCCCACCACATGCGCATGGATGACGAGTCCGAGTTTCGGGAGGGTGTGGTGCTGGACCGGCCGAGCAAGCCGGGGAAGGGATCTTTCGTCAACTGCGGAATGAGAAAG GAGGTGCGGATAGACCGGCGGCTGCAGGCCGGTCTCCGAGTCACGGTGCGTCTCCACAGCAGCCAGAACCCAG atGGCAAAGTGTACAAAGGGGAGGTGGTGGCGCCTCATCTCCCTCGAACCGAGGCGGGGCTGTACTGGGGCTACAGTGTGCGCCTGGCCTCGTGCCTCA GTAACGTGTTTGCCGAATGCCCTCATAAAGAAGGCTACGATCTGACGATTGGCACGTCGGAGAAGGGAAGCAGTGTGGACAGCGTCACTTTGTCCCCTTTTAA GCATGTGCTGGTCGTGTTCGGGGGGCTGCAGGGCTTGGAAGCCAGCGTGGACACGGACCAGAACTTAAACGTCACCGACCCGAGTGTGTTGTTTGACCTGTATCTCAACACCTGTCCGACGCAGGGCAGCCGGACCATACGCACCGAG GAAGCCATCTTGATTTCCCTCTCTGGCTTGAGACCGAAAGTTGCGGCCGCTTTTCAGGACTCGTCTGCAGGATGA
- the endog gene encoding endonuclease G, mitochondrial — translation MHRIVRSRWAVGAVSLAAGAAIGASLMAASPERQQSQGQLPGVLRRAPVIPIPSVAAAADLARYQADQVGTSRATAIMKYGFPSLSNIKARESYVVCYEPRTRTAQWVLEQLSERTLRGAADRRNSDFKEDDSVHEYHRASSADYRGSGFDRGHLAAAANHKWSQRAMDETFYLSNVAPQNPNLNQNAWNNLEQYCRKLPQHYDNVFVCTGPLYLPRQEPDGKMYVKYQVLGKNHVAVPTHFFKVVILENRRGEVELRPYLMPNAPVSEKMPLESFLVPIESIERASGLLFVPNIMKKTNSLRAITAGST, via the exons ATGCACCGCATCGTGCGGTCGAGGTGGGCTGTGGGCGCCGTGTCCTTGGCTGCTGGGGCGGCCATCGGCGCCTCGTTGATGGCGGCGAGTCCGGAGAGGCAGCAGAGCCAAGGGCAGCTGCCCGGCGTCCTCCGCCGAGCTCCGGTCATCCCCATCCCCAGCGTGGCCGCCGCCGCAGACCTCGCCCGCTACCAGGCGGATCAGGTCGGCACATCCAGAGCCACGGCCATCATGAAGTACGGCTTCCCGTCCCTGTCCAACATCAAGGCCCGGGAGTCCTACGTGGTTTGCTACGAGCCCAGGACCAGGACGGCGCAGTGGGTGCTGGAGCAGCTGAGCGAGCGGACGCTGAGAGGCGCCGCCGACAGGAGAAACAGCGACTTTAAGGAGGACGACTCGGTGCACGAGTACCACCGGGCCAGCAGCGCGGACTACCGCGGCAGCGGCTTCGACAGGGGCCACCTGGCCGCCGCCGCCAACCACAAGTGGAGCCAGAGGGCGATGGACGAGACCTTCTACCTCAGCAACGTGGCGCCGCAG AATCCGAATTTAAACCAAAATGCCTGGAATAACTTGGAGCAGTACTGCCGGAAACTACCTCAGCACTatgacaatgtgttcgtgtgcACGGGGCCCCTGTACCTGCCCAG ACAGGAGCCGGATGGGAAGATGTATGTGAAATACCAAGTTCTGGGGAAAAACCATGTGGCCGTCCCCACGCACTTCTTCAAGGTGGTCATTCTGGAGAACCGGAGGGGGGAGGTGGAGCTGCGGCCGTACCTGATGCCCAACGCACCCGTGAGCGAGAAGATGCCCCTGGAATCGTTCCTGGTCCCCATCGAGAGCATCGAACGAGCCTCCGGCCTGCTCTTCGTGCCCAACATCATGAAGAAGACTAACAGCCTGCGGGCCATCACTGCGGGCTCCACATGA
- the LOC136758393 gene encoding outer dense fiber protein 2 isoform X1 translates to MSRAMKTRSSSPPLHVHVDESTPVHVHVKKSQKSSPAKMAQMKIQEAKKKSDVGNLRATARVKTRVPWIPPGKASLRDSLYKWEGPTHRLEITPAAEPDPSALQLADLSTDEEETLHGRINQYERKIDSLMTEVGSLKGEAELRKKEQLLERKEEQLSVSHRVIEEQEEELAEVTKELVVTERENSRLRHSIEKMREETDYSSSDLALRVRGLGGSRLEKQNLLLEKDALLKKLVEAEMDGAAAAKQVSALREMVGRMKTEKRMSGSDASLLARQKELLMQKLETFEGTNRTLRHLLREQHSHETDAMRLAEQKEVLLKRLMDAEADNARLLLKLQDREREANQLQMQLETEKDNARSTGELSKALESTRAHLQGQLRSKESENNRLSVQIRNLERTVSQQQGEMDHLLEQLKELKQRADLDKEALKRATRAQKQRAERSEDTAGQLSAQLMEKETQLADALAAAETWRSHQSQAVKDKSHLEVEISVLNNRVTDLTEQLHSAEDKARAEREGLLDRLHRLTSDSTTGRLENQRLKAGLSTVDEKLTLAQSEIQQLKASVKQYESLVESYKTQTQKTRMEADEYCLKLELAEREGQAVREELQREIDLARRQLLGRVAELEPLPEMLKRTELQLQEAQEQSQSYERRSAEQAAALTELRIKVEQQGSHVESVREKNLTLLEENKQLQQRVDSLERKLEEVNAQNRDLVQVIAKREESIHGNQLRLEEKSRECSALARQLESALEDARRQVDQTRERAVSKERSTQAKVLDLETQLSRTRTELNQLRRTKDDADRRFQSRLQDMRDRLEQSDSTNRSLQNYVQFLKASYANVFGESALTSSTLRAPSPL, encoded by the exons ATG AGCAGGGCGATGAAGACGCGCTCCTCCTCCCCTCCGCTGCATGTCCACGTGGACGAGAGCACGCCAGTTCACGTGCATGTCAAGAAGAGCCAGAAGAGCTCACCAGCCAAGATGGCCCAG ATGAAGATCCAGGAGGCCAAGAAGAAGAGCGACGTGGGGAACCTGCGCGCCACGGCCCGAGTGAAGACACGGGTGCCCTGGATTCCCCCGGGCAAGGCCTCGCTGCGGGACTCCCTCTACAAGTGGGAG GGGCCGACGCATCGCCTGGAGATCACCCCGGCGGCCGAGCCCGACCCGTCGGCGTTGCAATTGGCCGACCTCTCCACCGACGAGGAGGAGACCCTGCACGGCCGCATCAACCAGTACGAGAGGAAGATTGACAGCCTGATGACCGAGGTCGGCAGTCTCAAGGGCGAG GCGGAGCTGAGGAAGAAGGAGCAGCTTCTGGAGCGGAAGGAGGAGCAGCTCAGTGTCTCCCACCGGGTCATTGAAGAGCAGGAAGAGGAGCTGGCCGAGGTCACCAAGGAGCTGGTGGTGACAGAGCGCGAGAACAGCCGCCTCAGACACAGCATCGAGAAGATGAGGGAGGAGACCGACTACAGCAG CTCGGACCTTGCTCTGCGTGTGAGGGGCCTGGGCGGCAGCCG GCTGGAAAAACAGAACCTCCTGCTGGAAAAGGACGCTCTGCTGAAGAAGCTGGTGGAGGCGGAGATGGACGGGGCGGCGGCGGCCAAGCAGGTGTCTGCGCTGCGGGAGATGGTCGGTAGGATGAAGACG GAGAAACGGATGTCCggatcagatgcctccctgctGGCCAGGCAGAAGGAGCTGCTGATGCAGAAGTTGGAGACATTCGAGGGCACCAACCGCACCCTGCGCCACCTCCTGAGGGAACAGCACAGCCATGAG ACGGATGCGATGAGGCTGGCGGAGCAGAAGGAGGTGCTTCTGAAGAGGCTGATGGACGCCGAGGCGGACAACGCG cGTCTTCTGCTGAAGctgcaggacagagagagagaggccaacCAGCTCCAGATGCAGCTGGAGACGGAGAAG GACAACGCGAGGAGCACTGGGGAGCTGTCCAAGGCGCTGGAGTCCACCCGGGCCCACCTGCAGGGCCAGCTGCGCAGCAAGGAGTCCGAGAACAACCGTCTGAGCGTCCAGATCCGG AACTTGGAGCGCACGGTGTCGCAGCAGCAGGGTGAGATGGACCACCTCCTGGAGCAGCTGAAGGAGCTAAAGCAGCGCGCCGACCTGGACAAGGAGGCGCTGAAGAGGGCAACCCGGGCGCAGAAACAGCGGGCGGAGCGCAGTGAGGACACGGCTGGCCAGCTCAGCGCCCAGCTAATGGAGAAG GAGACCCAGCTGGCCGATGCGCTGGCGGCTGCCGAGACCTGGCGCAGCCACCAAAGCCAGGCGGTGAAGGACAAGAGCCACCTGGAGGTCGAGATCAGCGTCCTCAATAA TCGTGTGACGGACCTGACCGAGCAGCTGCACAGTGCGGAGGACAAGGCGCGGGCGGAGAGGGAGGGGCTGCTGGACAGACTGCACCGGCTCACCTCGGACAGCACCACCGGCCGCCTGGAGAACCAGCGGCTCAAG GCTGGCCTGTCCACAGTGGATGAGAAGCTGACCCTGGCCCAGTCCGAGATCCAGCAGCTCAAAGCCTCGGTCAAGCAGTACGAGAGCCTGGTGGAGAGCTACAAGACACAG acaCAGAAGACGCGCATGGAGGCGGACGAGTACTGCCTGAAGCTGGAGCTGGCGGAGCGGGAGGGCCAGGCAGTGCGCGAGGAGCTGCAGCGCGAGATCGACCTGGCCCGGAGGCAGCTGCTGGGCCGCGTGGCAGAGCTGGAGCCCCtgcctgagatgctgaagcgcACCGAactgcagctgcaggaggcgcAGGAACAGAGCCAGAGTTACGAGCGGAGGAGCGCCGAGCAGGCTGCCGCCCTCACCGAGCTGCGCATCAAG GTGGAGCAGCAGGGAAGCCATGTGGAGAGCGTGCGAGAGAAGAACCTGACCCTGCTGGAGGAGAACAAGCAGCTGCAGCAGCGAGTGGACAGTCtggagag GAAGCTGGAGGAAGTCAACGCCCAGAACAGGGACCTGGTGCAGGTGATCGCCAAGCGGGAGGAGAGCATCCACGGCAACCAGCTGCGCCTGGAGGAGAAGAGCCGGGAGTGCAGCGCCCTGGCTCGGCAGCTGGAGAGTGCTCTGGAGGATGCTCGGCGCCAG GTGGACCAGACCCGGGAGAGAGCCGTCTCCAAGGAGCGCTCCACCCAGGCCAAGGTTCTGGACCTGGAGACCCAGCTGAGCCGTACCAGAACCGAGCTCAACCAGCTCCGCCGCACCAAAGATGAC GCGGACAGGCGCTTCCAGAGCCGGCTGCAAGACATGCGTGATCGCCTGGAGCAGTCGGACAGCACCAACCGCAGCCTGCAGAACTATGTCCAGTTCCTCAAGGCCTCCTATGCCAACGTGTTCGGGGAATCCGCTCTGACCAGCTCCACCCTGCGCGCCCCATCCCCGCTCTGA